The following DNA comes from Miscanthus floridulus cultivar M001 chromosome 5, ASM1932011v1, whole genome shotgun sequence.
CAGCTCGATCGACGCGACCTGAAAAAAAAAGGAAGGCAGATCAGATGCACGCAGGATCCGATGGATGGTCGTGGCATCTGGATCTCCGTTGTTGCCACTTTGTACCTTCACCCTGTAGGAAAATGTACTGCTGTATCTGTATGAACAGATGCAACCCCAAAACATCATCGTGCATGTAACCGGATTCCACAATAAATGTGGTCGCGGTGTTACTAGATCAAGAAGGAAGAACAAAAAAAGGCTAGGAAGTTAGTACTCGCTCGTCGGTAATTGAAATTTCGTACGCGACACAAAGCCGGACAACATTTGACACGCAACTAATTCTGCACGCAATGTGCATGTGTGCTCGATCAGTAAAACTGTTGCCAGTACTCGGTGGGTACACAGACACAGAGAGCTAGCCGGCATGCATGCAAATGCAATGCCTGTTTGTCCTACGGCGAGTATTTTACGCACGGGGTCTCTGTGTCGCATTGCGTTGCTGGTTGTTGCAGTGGAAACAAAATGAAATGCATGCAAGGCCATCAGAGGATTCCCGGGCGGCGCAAGCAGGCAAGGAAGATCGATCTCGTACGTAGCCGCACACATGGCGCCTTACCGTACAGGCCACTACCACCGCGGAGAACGTGCAAATATACCTTGGCCAACCACCAGTCTTGCAAGGGACGCTCAGCTCAGCTCAGCGGGCTGGTGCTGGCGGTTGAGTACGTAAAAGCGGCCGCAACAGGATCTACAGTACCTGTCAGCCTTCCTTGTTAACCAATTTTCCCGTGAGAGGCAATTATACTACTCCTAGGTACGGTAAGCATTTTAAGTAATCTTGCAAGAGTAAAATGCATCGTAGGCCCTTGAACTTGTCTTagggtgccacttaggtccacaaactctcAAATTGTACTTCTGGCCCCCCTAATATTGTTTAAatatgccacttaggtccataactcatcggAACAAGGTTTTGGCCGACGTGGCGTGGACAGCGTGGCGCTGACTGTGTCCAAGCGTACGTGAGCCGCGCGTGAGCCTGGTTTGGGGCGTGCAAATAAGCAGAGAGGCCACCCAGTTCTTTTCATATTCTCTTCCCAGTACTTCACCTCTTCGAGTCCGCCGTCACGAACACACGAACTCGCAGGGAGCACGTGGGGCGGCCGCTAGTGGAGGCAATCGCCGGCAAGTTAGGAGGTCAACACGGCGGAGGAGTGACGCCGAAGCCCGGTGGTGTGCGGATTCCCACGGTGGTCGTGGTGAATCTGCACGATGGTGGCGGTGTTGCGGCCGAAAGGGCAAGGCCAACCTGTGTATGGTGAGTGAATCTCCTTGAGCTCATTTCGTGATAATCTTGGTCTTCGCATTGAATGTAGTTACATGGTGTTGAGAATCGGAATGGCAAATGTTTACCATCTTTTATGATTTTGGTTCGTCTAGGGTTTGTGATTGAACTGTTATTTCTCCCAATAATGTTAGATGTCTTGGTTTGTATGAATCTTCCCTAATTTGTTAGCAATCTTTCCAATTTTAGGAGCTGATAGTGGTGAGTTCATAGTTGAGATGCATCATGGAGGTTTTTTTACTGGAACATGAGTTAATCGGGCCTATGTTGGTGGGCAAGTTCACTGCTTTGATCATTGTGATTATGATCTGGCTAATGAAGATGATGATCTATTCATGGATAATGTTGATGATCAAGTGGTTGATCAAGGAGTTGCCAAGGGAAAGAAGGTACCCAAGGGAAAGAGAGCTTAAGTTGTGGTGGGCAGAGGTGATGGGGATTTCTCAACTAATGATGAAGGGTTAATGGTTCTAAACTCTGATGCTGAAAACAATGTCACATTCAATTTCAAGTCATTCAAGCATGAAGACTTGGACAATCCAGTGTTCAAAGTAGGAATGATCTTTGAGTCTATAGAGTTGCTAAGGAAGGCTATTACAGAATATAGTATGAAGCATAGGGTGGATATTAAGATGCCAAGGAATGAGAAGAAGAGGCTGCGAGCCATATGTGAGAAAGGATGTCCTTGGAATTTGTATGCTTCAGATGATAGGAGGGCTCATGGAATGATGATAAAGACTTTTTGTGGTGAGCACAACTGCCACAAGAAGTGGGTATTAAAGAGGTGCACATCCAATTGGCTTGCTGATAAGTACTTGGAATCTTTCAGAGCTGATAAGAAGATGACACTAGGGAATTTTGCTAGAATAGGGCAAAAAGAGTGGAATCTGACACCAGCTAGGACAAAGCTTGCGAGAGCTAGAAGAATAGCAATGAAAAGGGTAATGGGTGATGAAGCAGAGCAATATAAGCTGCTGTGGGACTATGCTCAAGAGCTAAGAAGGACCAATCCTGCCAACCACAAGACCACTGCCACCTACAACTGCAACAAAGCTGGGGAGGTCAACAGCATATAAGAGAAGTGCCAAGCAGGGTGACAAGTCCAAAGGTCAGCAGAAGAAGGGAGGAGACCCTAACAAGAAGAAGACCTGATGTCCAAACaatacgccagatttgcacatcactgctagcctcatcactgtcggatttgtgagaaccggcagtgatgtaccttcactgccggttatgagcttgaaaatgaaaaaatgattggggctgggctaaaactggcagtgaaggaccacatcactgccagtttgttgcttgaaccggcagtgttttggcgggcactcatcactgccggtttaagccaagagccgatagtgatagggctctatcactgtcggttctagccaagaagcgacggtgataagcctacaacacaaaaggctgcagccgtcctctcctttctcctctcttccatcccgagaacagaggcacgcgtttggacccttccctccattgttgcggctgct
Coding sequences within:
- the LOC136454281 gene encoding uncharacterized protein, encoding MVLNSDAENNVTFNFKSFKHEDLDNPVFKVGMIFESIELLRKAITEYSMKHRVDIKMPRNEKKRLRAICEKGCPWNLYASDDRRAHGMMIKTFCGEHNCHKKWVLKRCTSNWLADKYLESFRADKKMTLGNFARIGQKEWNLTPARTKLARARRIAMKRVMGDEAEQYKLLWDYAQELRRTNPANHKTTATYNCNKAGEVNSI